From the Halobacterium zhouii genome, the window ACGTCGACCAGATTCCGAACCAGTTCGACGGCGACACCCGCGAGCTGCTGGAGGCGACCGACGAGCGCGGCGTCCTCAACGACCTCGTCGACCGACTCTCCATCCGCCCGGTGATGGACCAGTCCATCGATTCGCTGTCCGGCGGCGAACTCCAGCGGGTGGCGCTCGCGGCGACGCTCGCGCGCGACGCGGACTTCTACTTCCTCGACGAGTTGACGCCGTACCTCGACATCGGGCAGCGCGTCACGGCGGCGCGAATCGTGCGCGAACTCGCCGAGGAGGAGGACAAGGCGGTGCTTGTCGTGGAACACGACCTCGCCGTGCTCGACATGCTGGCGGACACCATCCACGTCGCGTACGGTGAACCGTCCGTGTACGGCGTCGTCACACCACCCAAGAGCGTGCGCAACGGCATCAACGAGTACCTGAGGGGGTATCTCCAGAACGAGAACATGCGCATCCGGCCGGAGACCATCGAGTTCGAAGAGCACGCGCCGCGGCCCGCAACGCGCGCGGACACCCTCGTCTCCTACCCGGACATGGAGAAGTCCTACGGCGAGGGCGAGTTCTCGCTGTCCATCGAGGGCGGGGAGGTCAACCGGAACGAGGTGCTCGGCGTCGTCGGCCCGAACGGCATCGGGAAGTCGACGTTCGCGAAGATGCTCGCCGGCGACCTCGAACCAACAACGGTCGGCGGCGAGGACGCCGACGAACTGGACCTCGATCTGGACATCGCGTACAAGCCCCAGTACGTCGAGGCCGACCAGCAGATGCGCGTGGACGCGTTCCTGGCGTCCATCACGGACGACTTCGGGTCGAGTTACTGGCAGACCGAGATCGCGGACCCACTCCAGCTCGACTCCATCATGGAGCAGAACCTCCCGGACCTCTCGGGCGGGGAGCGCCAGCGCGTCGCCATCGCGGCGACGCTGTCGAAGGACGCCGACCTCTACCTGCTCGACGAGCCGTCGGCGCACCTCGACGTCGAACAGCGCGTGCTCGCCTCGAGCGCAATCCGTCGGTTCGCGGAGAACCGCGAAACCACCGTGATGGTCATCGACCACGACATCTACATGGTCGACCTTGTGTCCGACCGCCTGATGGTGTTCGACGGTGAACCCGCCGAACACGGCCACGCGTCGACGCCGCAGCCGATGCGTTCGGGGATGAACGAGTTCCTCGCGAACCTCGACGTGACGTTCCGGCGCGACGAGAACCTCGGCCGGCCGCGCATCAACAAGCCGGGGAGCCAACTCGACAAACAGCAGAAGCGGGACGGCGAATACTACTACACGAACTGACCTGTCCGTCGACCGGCTACACTTCCGACGGAAACTGACGATTTCTGCGGGCTCTTCCGCGAACTGGACCGTTAACCACGGTTAATTCGCGTTAATCGTCCGTAAGTGGGTCGCACGGTCACGGTTCTATAAGTCCAACGGGGTGCAACGAACTGGTAAGATGAGAGCATTTGTCGTCGTCGTCACGGCACTGGTCGTGGTCGGCGCGAGTGCACCGCTGGTCGCGGCGTCAGGGGCAGGGCCTCTGCCGTCGGCAACCGACGCCGGGCCGGCGTCGGAGGCACTCGAGACGCCGGGCAACGAGACGGAGAACGGGGCGGAGAACACGTCGACGTCGCCGGGTGCGCAACTCGCCGGCGTGGTGAACGTGCAGGCCGCGGCCGTCGAGGGCGAGGTGCAGGCTCGCTCGTTCGGCCTGCAGATAGCCGCTGCTCGCTCGAACGCGTCGAGGGCCGCAGTCGTGGCGACGCAGGCCGGCGAACTGAGTGAGACGCTCGCGGAGTTACGGGAGCGAAAGCGCGCGCTCCTCGAAGCGAAACAGAACGGCAGTATCTCCCAGGCGAGGTTCCGCGCGGAGATGGCGGGGTTGGCCGCCGAGATATCCACGGCGCGCCAGTTGTCGAACGTGACCGCGAACACCGCCGCCGAACTGCCGCGGGCGAAACTCGAGGCCACCGGCGTGGACGTCGACGCCATCACGAGGCTCCGGACGGACGCGGCGAACCTGTCGGGCCCGACGGTGTCCTCGATAGCCCGCAGCGTCGCCGGAGTGTCGAACGAGACCGGGGACACCTCGATCGGACTCGGTGCCGGCAAACCAGGGTTCGGTGGTATTCCCGGTCCGGTCGGCGGCGGTAACTGGTCGGTCGGTTCGGGCGGGAACGTGTCCATCGGCCCGGACGGAAATCTGTCTGTGGGTCCGGACGAAAATTTGTCCGTCGGGCCGGACGGTAACTTGTCGGTCGGCCCGGACGGAAATCTGACGGTGGGCGCCGGCGGTGAAACCGCCGGGTCCACGAACACGTCTCTCACTCCGGATTCGACCACGAGCGGCGTCATCGACGTGGTGAACGACACCGACGACTCGACGCTGAACACGAGCGACGACGACGGGCTGACCGCGTTCGGATCGCTGGCGGCACGCTGAGCAGTCGGCGAACGCGTCGACGTTCCCGCCGATGGTGCGGTAGCCGTTGACACACCACCGGCATCGTTTTTCCGGGTGCCGTCGTCGGTGGGTGTGTACATGCTCCTCGACTCGTAGCCGGGCGTCCGAACCCGGCGGCCGACGAAGCTCGGCCCTTCTCACATCCGCCGCGTGCGGGCGTCACGACGTGCATCGACGTTCGACCGCCGACTCTCACACGCATGTCACGACGCGGCAACAAGACACTCGTAGCGAAACGCACAGATTCGAAACCGATCGACACCGACGAGATACGCGCGCTCTGTGACTCCGCCGGCCTCGACGTCGTCGGGGAGCGGACGCAGGTTCGCCCGCCCGACCCGACCCACGACTTCGGCGCTGGCGCGGTGGCGGACATCGCCGAGCGCGTCACGGAGGAGAGCGCCGACCTGGTGGTCGTGGACGACGAACTCGACCCGGGTCGCGCGTTCAACCTCCAGGAGGCGGTCGGCGCGGAGGTGGTCGACCGCACGCGCCTCGTCCTCGACATCTTCGCGGAACGCGCGGAGACCAAGCGCGCTCGCCTGGAGGTCCGACTCGCGGAACTGCGGTACGAACTCCCGCACGCCGAGGCGAAGGCGCGGCGCGGCGAGAGTTCGGGCCGCCGCGGGTTCAAGAGCGGCGGCGAGGAACCGCAGGCCGCCCAGATGCGCGCGGACTACAAACAGCGCATCAAAAACGTCCGCGAGCAACTCGACCAGTTGGACGACGCGGACGACGACGCCCGGCGCGAGCGCCACGAAGCGGGGTTCGACCTGGTGGCGCTGGCGGGTTACACGAACGCCGGGAAGTCGACACTCCTCCGCCGCCTCGCCGAGGACCACGCCGTCGAGGAGAACGATGCGCGCCACGACGACCTGGGGGAGACCGCGGCCTCCCGCGACCGCCTGTTCGAGACGCTGAACACGACCACGCGGCGCGCCACGCTCGGCGACCGCCGCGTCCTGCTGACGGACACCGTGGGCTTCGTGAGCGACCTCCCGCATTGGCTGGTCTCCTCGTTCCGGACGACGCTGTCGGCCGCCCGCGAGGCGGACGCCGTCCTACTCGTCGTGGACGCGAGCGACTCCGTCTCCGAGGTGCTGCGGAAGACAGAGACCAGCCTCGAGGAACTAGATACCCGAGAGGGAGCACTCGTCCCGGTGCTCAACAAGCGCGACGTTGCCACCGACCTCGCGGAGAAGCGCGACGCCGTCGCGGAACTCGCGGGCGACCCGGTGGTCGTCAGCGCGACGGAGGACGACGGCATTGGCGCGCTCCAGACCGCCGTTACCGACGCGCTCCCGGACCGCGACCGCGTCTCGCTCGGCGTCCCGAACTCGGACGCCGGCAACGCGTTCGTCTCGTGGTGCCACGACCACGGCGCCGTCGAATCCGTCGAGTACGGTTCGACAATCAGCTTCGAGTTCGCGGCCCGTCCGGAAGTCGTCGCGAAAGCCGAGGGGCGGGCCGGCAATCTCGAAGCGGACTGACCAGCTGGTGTCCGGTGGAGAGGTTGTCTAGCTGGTGTTCGAGACGGGACCGGACCAGCCGGCCGGCGCTAGCGTTCGCGCGTCGAGCGGTTCGCCAGAACCCGAGACGCGCGATTCACCGCGAGCCGAAGGCTCGCGGGCCGACGAGCGAACGGAACGAAGTGAAGTGAGCGAGGAGTGCTTTTAGTGCAGGTTTTGCCGAGGGCGCGCGAAGCGCGCCCGTGGTCCGAAAGACGGCTACGCCGTCTTTCGTCATCTCGAAAGGCGCTTCGCGCCTTTCGGCGACAGCGCAAAACGTGCGTCTAGAAGATGTTCCGCTGGCAGCTCCCGCAGAGGTGTTGTTCCTTCCGGTCGACTTCGCGGACCGTGGGGGAGAAGTTCATGGCACAGCGGTTGTTGTCGCAGTGTTCGAGGCCGAGCGTGTGGCCGAGTTCGTGGACGACCTCCTTCCGGACGCGGTCGTCGAAGACGTCTGCTGCGGGGCGTTCGGAGAACCCGCCGTCGCTGGAGGTCTGGAGTCGGTAGGTAGAGACGACACAGCCGCGGCCGTCGAGGTACGCGAGGCCGAAGACGTAGTTCCGTCGTCGATAGTAGAGGTCGTTAGGGGTGATGGCGAGCGTCTTGTCGCCGTCGCCGACGCGACTGGCGACGTCGATGAATTCAGCGGCGCGGTACTGGCTGCGTCCCTCGTCGTAGGCGTCCTCCGGAACGGATTGTTCGGGGGAGACGGTCACCTCGCAGTCGTAGATGGACCGGAGACTGCTGGAGGCCTCGCGTTTGACGTGCGCGGGCACGTCGCCGACAGGGACGATATCTACCCGCATGGGGTGATGTTTATCGGCGTCGGCAATAAACATCCCGGCGTGAGCGAACCGCAGACGGTGGTGGACGCGCTGGCCGAGTTCGATCGACTGGTGGAGGTCGGCGTCGGCCGGCGGACGGACGTGGCGGCGGCGCTGGCAGAGCGGGGGTGTGCGGTGACGGCGACGGACGTGTACGAGCGTGACGTACCGGACGGCGTCGAGTTTGTGGTCGACGACGTGACCGACCCCGACCCCGAGGTGTACGCCGACGCGGACGCGGTGTACGCGTTGAACTGTCCGCCGGAACTCCATCGCGCGGTCGTTGACGTGGCGGACGCGGCGGGCGCGGCGTGCGTGTTTACGACGCTAGGGGGTGACCAGCCCGCGGTGTCCGTCGAGCGGCGGACCGTCGAGGCAGACACGCTGTACGTCGCTCGCCGGTAGTTGGCCAGCACGGTTTTCCTCGGCGAAGCCGGACATTCCCACGTTCGATGAGTGACGGTCGTTCGACGTTCACCTGGATACTGGCTGGCGCGGCGCTGGTCGCCGCCGTCATCCTCGTGGCGGTCACAGTGTTCGGACTGGGGTTCCCGACGTTGTCGGTGGACCCCACGGAACCGCGCGAAGACGACCTGCCGGACGTGCAGATCGAGTTCCGGCCGAATCCGAACTCGATGACGCTGTACTTCGCTGGGGGTGACGCCATCGAGAGCGGACGGGTGTACGTGGACATCGTGGGCGGAAAGAACCGGACGTGGGCTGGCATCGACCTGGACCTGGACCCGAGCGACCCGCTGGACGCTGGGGAGCGTGCGTCGGTGACCGAGTGGTCGGAGGGTCAGGCGATTCGCATCTACTATCAGGGGAACAACTCCAGCGGCGTCATCGCCAGATACGACCCGTAGCGCGGTGGTCTGTGCTGTAACGCGGTGGCGTGTGACGCGACGTGGTGGCCCGAATGGGAACTGATTTTCCGCCGCGTCGCGTGGCTGCGGACATGGAAGCCGACGCTGTCGTCCTCGACGTGGACGGCGTGCTCGTGGACGTGGCCGACTCGTACCGTCGCGCTATCGTGGAGTCCGTCGAGCGCGTCTACGGGGACACCATCGAGAAGGGCGCCGTCCAGTCGTTCAAGGACGCGGGCGGGTTCAACAACGACTGGGCGTTGACCGACGCCGCGGCGCTGTTCGTGCTGGCCACGCGGGAGGGCTACGACGGCGACGTGGCGGCGTTCACGGACGCGATAGCCGAGCGCGGCGGCGGACTCGAAGCGGCGGAGGCGGTCGTGGAATCCTCGCTTGCCCCGGACGCAGTCGAGCAGGTGCGGGAGGCCTGGAACCCCGAGCGTCTCCGCAAGGTGTTCCAGCAGTTGTACCTCGGGAGCGACCTGTACGAGGAACTGGAGGGTGGCGCGGCGGACATCGACTGTCCGGGGTTCATCCACGACGAGGACGTGCTGGTCTCCCCGGAGACCGTCGAGCGCCTGACCGAACGCTACCCCGTCTGCGTGTTGACGGGCCGGCCGTCGGACGAGGCGGACATCGCACTCGACCGCGTCGGTCTCGACGTGCCGGCCGACCGTCGGTTCACGATGGACGACTGGGAGGAGGGGAAGCCACACCCCCGTGCGCTGGTGACGCTCGCGGAGCGCACCGGCGCCGACTCGGCGGTGTTCGTGGGGGACACGCTCGACGACATCGAGACGGCGTTGAACGCTCGGAAGGCAGACTCTGGGCGCGAGTACTGGG encodes:
- a CDS encoding UPF0146 family protein: MSEPQTVVDALAEFDRLVEVGVGRRTDVAAALAERGCAVTATDVYERDVPDGVEFVVDDVTDPDPEVYADADAVYALNCPPELHRAVVDVADAAGAACVFTTLGGDQPAVSVERRTVEADTLYVARR
- a CDS encoding ribosome biogenesis/translation initiation ATPase RLI, with the translated sequence MAEDSIAVVDLDRCQPDRCNYECSNYCPPNRTGKECITLRGEDAEDGDPDQVHISEEICLGESCGICVEKCPFDAIEIINLPQELTEEPTHRYGENAFALYGLPVPESGKVTGMLGPNGIGKSTAVKILDGEITPNLGDHGDPPGWEEILEQYRGTELQDYLRDVRDDDVSVARKPQYVDQIPNQFDGDTRELLEATDERGVLNDLVDRLSIRPVMDQSIDSLSGGELQRVALAATLARDADFYFLDELTPYLDIGQRVTAARIVRELAEEEDKAVLVVEHDLAVLDMLADTIHVAYGEPSVYGVVTPPKSVRNGINEYLRGYLQNENMRIRPETIEFEEHAPRPATRADTLVSYPDMEKSYGEGEFSLSIEGGEVNRNEVLGVVGPNGIGKSTFAKMLAGDLEPTTVGGEDADELDLDLDIAYKPQYVEADQQMRVDAFLASITDDFGSSYWQTEIADPLQLDSIMEQNLPDLSGGERQRVAIAATLSKDADLYLLDEPSAHLDVEQRVLASSAIRRFAENRETTVMVIDHDIYMVDLVSDRLMVFDGEPAEHGHASTPQPMRSGMNEFLANLDVTFRRDENLGRPRINKPGSQLDKQQKRDGEYYYTN
- the hflX gene encoding GTPase HflX; the protein is MSRRGNKTLVAKRTDSKPIDTDEIRALCDSAGLDVVGERTQVRPPDPTHDFGAGAVADIAERVTEESADLVVVDDELDPGRAFNLQEAVGAEVVDRTRLVLDIFAERAETKRARLEVRLAELRYELPHAEAKARRGESSGRRGFKSGGEEPQAAQMRADYKQRIKNVREQLDQLDDADDDARRERHEAGFDLVALAGYTNAGKSTLLRRLAEDHAVEENDARHDDLGETAASRDRLFETLNTTTRRATLGDRRVLLTDTVGFVSDLPHWLVSSFRTTLSAAREADAVLLVVDASDSVSEVLRKTETSLEELDTREGALVPVLNKRDVATDLAEKRDAVAELAGDPVVVSATEDDGIGALQTAVTDALPDRDRVSLGVPNSDAGNAFVSWCHDHGAVESVEYGSTISFEFAARPEVVAKAEGRAGNLEAD
- a CDS encoding archaemetzincin family Zn-dependent metalloprotease, which gives rise to MRVDIVPVGDVPAHVKREASSSLRSIYDCEVTVSPEQSVPEDAYDEGRSQYRAAEFIDVASRVGDGDKTLAITPNDLYYRRRNYVFGLAYLDGRGCVVSTYRLQTSSDGGFSERPAADVFDDRVRKEVVHELGHTLGLEHCDNNRCAMNFSPTVREVDRKEQHLCGSCQRNIF
- a CDS encoding DUF7096 domain-containing protein — protein: MRAFVVVVTALVVVGASAPLVAASGAGPLPSATDAGPASEALETPGNETENGAENTSTSPGAQLAGVVNVQAAAVEGEVQARSFGLQIAAARSNASRAAVVATQAGELSETLAELRERKRALLEAKQNGSISQARFRAEMAGLAAEISTARQLSNVTANTAAELPRAKLEATGVDVDAITRLRTDAANLSGPTVSSIARSVAGVSNETGDTSIGLGAGKPGFGGIPGPVGGGNWSVGSGGNVSIGPDGNLSVGPDENLSVGPDGNLSVGPDGNLTVGAGGETAGSTNTSLTPDSTTSGVIDVVNDTDDSTLNTSDDDGLTAFGSLAAR
- a CDS encoding TIGR01548 family HAD-type hydrolase, with the protein product MEADAVVLDVDGVLVDVADSYRRAIVESVERVYGDTIEKGAVQSFKDAGGFNNDWALTDAAALFVLATREGYDGDVAAFTDAIAERGGGLEAAEAVVESSLAPDAVEQVREAWNPERLRKVFQQLYLGSDLYEELEGGAADIDCPGFIHDEDVLVSPETVERLTERYPVCVLTGRPSDEADIALDRVGLDVPADRRFTMDDWEEGKPHPRALVTLAERTGADSAVFVGDTLDDIETALNARKADSGREYWAVGVLTGGLTGDAGRRKYEGADADLVLDSVNDLPEALEPRSGSE